In the genome of Polaribacter sp. MED152, one region contains:
- a CDS encoding HIT family protein, whose protein sequence is MSIFTKIINGEIPSYKVAEDDDFIAFLDINPNAKGHTLVVPKKEENKIFDLSKDEYTKLMDFSYRVAKALEKAIECKRIGMSVIGLEVPHVHVHLIPINEMADMQFQQKTNLSSEQFVEIAATIASNFK, encoded by the coding sequence ATGAGCATTTTTACCAAAATTATTAACGGAGAAATACCAAGCTATAAAGTTGCAGAAGATGATGATTTTATTGCTTTTTTAGATATTAATCCTAATGCAAAAGGGCATACGTTAGTAGTTCCTAAAAAAGAGGAAAACAAAATTTTTGACTTGTCTAAAGACGAATACACTAAGCTTATGGATTTTTCATATAGAGTAGCAAAAGCATTAGAAAAAGCAATAGAATGTAAAAGAATTGGAATGAGTGTTATAGGTTTAGAGGTACCTCATGTACATGTGCATTTAATACCAATAAATGAAATGGCAGATATGCAGTTTCAGCAAAAAACAAATCTTTCTTCAGAACAATTTGTAGAAATTGCAGCGACAATTGCTAGTAATTTTAAATAA
- a CDS encoding PAS domain-containing sensor histidine kinase, with protein MKLFSNTLLFKRITLFVSLVIVTLILWNTYRFFQKFKQAERAKMEIHGEAIKELNTESLADLDQNISNLPLSIISKTKDIPFILVGDDGKIKGSNNLDPKKENDPEYLEEQLQIMKSQNQPIKVDYLGKTDYIYYRDSDLLNKLTYYPLALLLILVLFLAIIYLFYKTNKVSETNKLWTGMAKETAHQIGTPLSSLLGWISILKMENVDETYIVEIEKDVHRLNTIANRFSKIGSVPELKKEDIVEVTKQAFDYLESRSSKQISFSFSSSQKEIFANLNTELFGWVIENLIKNAIDAMLGKGDLHLTIENKQKKVKITVSDTGKGMSKKLFKQIFKPGFTTKKRGWGLGLSLSKRIIEDYHKGKIFVKKSEINKGTSFQIIIDKI; from the coding sequence ATGAAATTATTCTCTAACACCCTTTTATTTAAACGAATTACGCTATTTGTATCTTTAGTAATTGTAACTTTAATTCTTTGGAATACCTATCGTTTTTTTCAAAAATTTAAACAGGCTGAAAGAGCAAAAATGGAAATTCATGGTGAGGCCATAAAAGAGCTAAACACAGAAAGCTTGGCAGACCTTGATCAGAATATTTCTAACCTTCCTTTAAGTATTATTAGTAAAACAAAAGATATCCCTTTTATTTTAGTTGGTGATGATGGTAAAATTAAAGGCTCTAATAATTTAGACCCAAAAAAAGAAAATGATCCTGAATATTTAGAGGAACAATTGCAAATCATGAAAAGTCAAAATCAACCGATTAAGGTTGATTATTTGGGTAAAACAGATTATATCTATTATAGAGATTCAGATTTGTTAAATAAACTTACCTACTATCCTTTAGCGCTTTTGCTAATTCTTGTGCTTTTCCTAGCTATTATTTACTTGTTCTACAAAACAAATAAAGTTTCTGAAACCAACAAATTATGGACAGGAATGGCTAAAGAAACAGCGCATCAAATAGGTACACCTTTATCATCTCTCTTAGGTTGGATTTCTATTTTAAAAATGGAAAATGTAGATGAGACTTATATTGTTGAAATAGAAAAAGATGTTCACAGATTAAATACCATTGCTAACAGATTTTCTAAAATTGGTTCTGTACCTGAACTAAAAAAAGAAGATATAGTAGAGGTTACAAAGCAAGCTTTTGATTATTTAGAATCTAGAAGTTCTAAGCAAATTTCGTTCTCTTTCTCATCATCCCAAAAAGAAATTTTTGCCAATTTAAATACAGAGCTATTTGGTTGGGTTATAGAAAATTTGATTAAAAATGCTATTGATGCTATGCTTGGTAAAGGCGATTTACACCTTACTATAGAAAACAAGCAGAAGAAAGTAAAAATTACAGTTTCAGATACTGGAAAAGGAATGTCTAAAAAGCTGTTCAAACAAATTTTTAAACCAGGTTTTACCACTAAAAAAAGAGGTTGGGGCTTAGGTTTATCTCTATCTAAAAGAATAATAGAAGATTATCATAAAGGAAAAATCTTTGTAAAAAAGTCTGAAATAAACAAAGGAACTAGCTTTCAAATAATTATTGATAAAATATAA
- a CDS encoding flavin reductase family protein, whose protein sequence is MLSIDPKEITTGKLHGYLLGAIAPRPIAFASTVDADGNPNLSPYSFFNVFSSNPPTIIFSPARRVRDNTIKHTLENAEATREVVINVVNFDIVQQMSLSSTEYAKGVNEFDKAGFTMLKSDVVKPFRVAESPVQFECKVKDIIYTGTEGGAGNLIICEVVKLHVSEAVLAEDGSIDQHKIDLVARAGGSYYSRARDGFFEIPKPIATLGIGVDAIPSEIRNSTVLTGNNLGMLGNVEQLPDAITVDNFSKEHPEFIGLETVKKHTFAQEFLSKNDVESAWKVLLLK, encoded by the coding sequence ATGCTTTCTATTGATCCAAAAGAAATTACAACAGGTAAATTACATGGGTATTTATTGGGCGCAATTGCACCAAGACCAATAGCTTTTGCAAGTACTGTAGATGCAGATGGTAATCCTAATTTATCACCTTACAGTTTTTTTAATGTTTTTAGTTCTAACCCACCAACTATTATTTTTTCACCTGCAAGAAGGGTTAGAGATAATACCATAAAACATACCTTAGAAAATGCTGAAGCTACTAGAGAAGTAGTAATTAATGTAGTAAATTTTGATATAGTGCAGCAAATGTCTTTGAGTAGCACAGAATATGCAAAAGGAGTGAATGAGTTTGATAAAGCTGGTTTTACCATGTTAAAATCGGATGTTGTAAAACCATTTAGAGTAGCAGAATCTCCAGTGCAATTTGAATGTAAAGTAAAGGATATTATTTACACTGGTACAGAAGGTGGTGCAGGTAATTTAATTATTTGTGAAGTGGTTAAATTACACGTTTCTGAAGCGGTTTTGGCAGAAGATGGTTCTATAGATCAACATAAAATAGATTTAGTTGCAAGAGCAGGAGGTAGCTATTATTCTAGAGCTAGAGATGGTTTTTTCGAAATTCCGAAACCAATAGCAACCTTAGGTATTGGTGTAGATGCAATACCTTCTGAAATACGAAATAGTACAGTTTTAACAGGTAATAATTTAGGTATGTTAGGTAATGTAGAGCAATTACCAGATGCTATAACTGTTGATAACTTTAGCAAAGAACATCCAGAATTTATTGGGTTAGAAACTGTAAAAAAACATACATTTGCTCAGGAGTTTTTAAGTAAAAATGATGTAGAAAGTGCTTGGAAAGTACTTTTATTAAAATAA
- a CDS encoding DUF3127 domain-containing protein, producing the protein MEVIGKIKLIGDVQTFGANGFRKRDVVVTTDDQYPQMISVEFHQDKTDLLNNYNVGQDVKISINLRGREWINPQGEAKYFNSIVGWRIENLSSAPQAGNLPPVDQFEPASNVSNDEPDDLPF; encoded by the coding sequence ATGGAAGTTATTGGTAAAATAAAATTAATTGGAGACGTACAAACATTTGGTGCAAACGGATTTAGAAAAAGAGATGTAGTTGTAACTACAGATGATCAATATCCGCAAATGATTAGTGTAGAATTTCATCAAGATAAAACAGATTTGTTAAACAATTACAATGTTGGGCAAGATGTAAAAATCTCTATTAATTTAAGAGGTAGAGAATGGATTAATCCTCAAGGAGAAGCAAAGTATTTTAATTCTATTGTAGGTTGGAGAATTGAAAACTTATCTTCAGCACCACAAGCAGGTAATTTACCTCCTGTAGATCAATTTGAGCCAGCAAGTAATGTTTCTAACGATGAACCAGATGATTTACCTTTCTAG
- a CDS encoding DUF1456 family protein, with product MGLTNNDIFKKLRVAHKLRDTDIIDICALVDFKVTKGELGAIFRKEDHPKYVECGDQFLRNFLNGLIIHLRGPMPKKKEEKK from the coding sequence ATGGGATTAACAAATAACGATATTTTTAAGAAACTAAGAGTTGCTCATAAATTAAGAGATACAGATATTATTGATATTTGTGCTTTGGTAGATTTTAAAGTAACTAAGGGCGAATTAGGTGCAATTTTCAGAAAAGAAGATCATCCTAAGTATGTAGAATGTGGAGATCAATTTTTGCGCAATTTTTTAAACGGATTAATTATTCATTTAAGAGGCCCAATGCCCAAGAAAAAAGAAGAAAAAAAATAG
- a CDS encoding YqaA family protein: MTHKYYERTGFYSFVGRNLKSAILPILGVILLIFLFNRYVYNINDGLRHFTETFSRGSVLATFFLSESLLGLIPPEIFIAWTKKTDDPILNLSILAVLSYCGGLISYFIGKYISKIEKVRLYLEVKMAKSLQNIQKWGGVLILVGALLPLPFAIACLTAGMIKYPFKNVVFFGLFRLARYAIYGWAIFKVVH; the protein is encoded by the coding sequence TTGACTCATAAATATTATGAGAGAACTGGTTTTTATTCTTTTGTTGGTAGAAATTTAAAGAGTGCAATTCTTCCTATTTTAGGTGTAATTCTTCTAATTTTTCTATTTAACAGATATGTTTACAATATAAATGATGGTTTACGTCACTTTACAGAAACGTTCTCTAGAGGAAGTGTTTTAGCTACGTTTTTCTTATCTGAGAGTTTATTAGGTTTAATTCCGCCAGAAATATTTATTGCTTGGACAAAAAAAACAGATGACCCTATTTTAAACCTATCTATTTTAGCAGTACTTTCTTATTGTGGTGGTTTAATTTCTTATTTTATTGGTAAATACATTTCTAAAATAGAAAAGGTTAGGCTGTATTTAGAAGTAAAAATGGCTAAAAGTTTACAAAACATCCAAAAATGGGGTGGAGTATTAATTCTTGTAGGTGCACTATTACCTTTACCTTTTGCAATAGCTTGTTTAACAGCTGGGATGATTAAATATCCTTTTAAAAATGTTGTTTTCTTTGGTTTATTTAGGCTAGCTAGATATGCTATTTATGGCTGGGCAATTTTTAAAGTGGTACATTAA
- the aat gene encoding leucyl/phenylalanyl-tRNA--protein transferase, protein MIWLSDKIEFPDYAYTTKDGIIALGGDLSAERLIFAYENGIFPWFSEDEPIVWYCPLKRMVLYPDHLRISKSMRRLINKGTFTITENKNFEEVIYNCKNIDRNDGLGTWITNEMEQAYINLHKKGIAKSIEVWQNDVLVGGLYGLEINDIFCGESMFSKVSNASKIAFIYLVKKSSYKLIDCQVYNSHLASLGAKEIERATFLKVLKNLD, encoded by the coding sequence ATGATTTGGCTTTCTGATAAAATTGAATTTCCTGATTATGCATACACTACCAAAGATGGTATTATAGCTTTGGGTGGAGATTTATCTGCTGAACGATTAATTTTCGCCTATGAAAATGGCATTTTTCCTTGGTTTTCTGAAGATGAACCAATTGTTTGGTATTGCCCTTTAAAAAGAATGGTTTTGTATCCAGACCATTTGCGAATTTCAAAATCGATGCGAAGACTAATTAACAAGGGCACATTTACAATTACTGAAAACAAGAACTTTGAAGAGGTTATTTACAACTGTAAAAATATTGATAGGAATGATGGTTTAGGCACATGGATTACTAATGAAATGGAGCAAGCTTACATCAATTTACATAAAAAAGGTATTGCAAAATCTATAGAAGTTTGGCAAAATGATGTTTTAGTTGGTGGTTTATATGGTTTAGAAATTAATGATATTTTTTGTGGAGAAAGTATGTTTAGTAAAGTATCTAATGCTTCTAAAATAGCCTTTATTTATTTGGTAAAAAAGAGTAGTTATAAGTTAATTGATTGCCAAGTTTACAATTCTCATTTAGCAAGTTTAGGAGCAAAAGAAATTGAAAGAGCTACTTTTTTAAAGGTTTTAAAAAATTTAGACTAA
- a CDS encoding phage holin family protein, whose amino-acid sequence MNTFLKILLTALAVILLSNILPGVSISGYLSAIIVAIVIALLNMFVRPLLVFFTLPATLVTFGLFLFVINAIIILLADKLVDGFSVSGFFAALFFSILLSIFRSFLFSLFKEKQ is encoded by the coding sequence ATGAATACTTTTTTAAAAATCTTGTTAACGGCTTTGGCTGTTATTTTACTGTCTAATATTTTACCTGGAGTATCAATTTCAGGATATTTATCTGCCATTATTGTAGCCATTGTAATTGCCTTGCTAAATATGTTTGTCAGACCTTTATTAGTGTTTTTTACATTACCAGCAACCTTAGTAACTTTTGGGCTCTTCTTGTTTGTGATTAATGCAATTATAATTCTTTTAGCAGATAAGTTGGTAGATGGTTTTTCTGTATCAGGCTTTTTTGCTGCGCTGTTTTTTAGTATTCTGTTATCTATTTTTAGATCGTTCTTATTTTCATTATTTAAAGAGAAACAATAA
- a CDS encoding FAD-dependent oxidoreductase, whose translation MKDSRFPELSYNQIKKLEQFGTKETCKEECTLFASGDKQYDFFVILEGKVRIYDAYNDEDIVVHKKYEFTGDSGMLSHRAAQFDAIAVKGTKILRIKSDQLKEAIRKNSDLSDVLLDAFLLRQETVLNEISGGLKLVGSGNSTETYSIRDFLEKNHIWYNFIDIDTKEEAKDLLEYFNLSESDLPFLINRNSKICKNPSIEQLATYSGVLMDFEDKIFDVLVIGAGPSGLAASVYAASEGLSVVTIDSEAPGGQAGKSSKIENYLGFPTGISGSELANRAYIQAQKFGCNISIPHRAQSLEYNKNHFTVCATNGKLIKSKALLIATGAAYRKLPIDNVQDFEGCGIYYSATGMDVSNCANQDVVIVGGGNSAGQAAMFLSKTAKKVHVIIRGDDLGAKMSDYLVQRINASEVIDVHINTEVTNLFGDHHLEKITLTTNKTEKSELETSNLFSFIGAAPNTVWLNDIVVTDKKGFICTGELLIKENLTDCDIYKKREPQSLEASIPGIFAVGDVRKGSVKRVASAVGEGSMAVSQIHTFLSEF comes from the coding sequence ATGAAAGATTCAAGATTTCCAGAATTAAGTTACAACCAGATTAAGAAATTAGAACAATTTGGCACAAAAGAAACCTGCAAAGAAGAATGTACTTTGTTTGCTTCAGGTGATAAACAGTACGATTTTTTTGTTATTCTAGAAGGTAAAGTACGTATTTACGATGCGTATAATGATGAAGATATCGTAGTTCATAAAAAATATGAATTTACTGGAGATAGTGGAATGCTTTCACATAGAGCAGCTCAGTTTGATGCAATTGCTGTAAAAGGCACTAAAATTTTACGAATTAAATCTGATCAACTTAAAGAAGCAATTAGAAAAAACAGTGATTTAAGTGATGTGTTGTTAGATGCATTTCTGCTAAGGCAAGAAACCGTTTTAAATGAAATTTCTGGTGGTTTAAAGTTGGTTGGTTCAGGGAACTCAACTGAAACTTATTCTATTAGAGATTTCTTGGAGAAAAACCACATTTGGTACAATTTTATTGATATCGATACCAAAGAAGAAGCCAAAGACTTATTAGAATATTTTAATTTGTCTGAAAGCGATTTGCCTTTTCTAATTAATAGAAACTCTAAAATATGTAAAAATCCGTCTATAGAACAACTTGCTACTTATAGTGGTGTTTTAATGGATTTTGAAGATAAAATTTTTGATGTTTTAGTAATCGGAGCTGGACCATCTGGTTTAGCTGCAAGTGTTTATGCTGCCTCAGAAGGTTTAAGTGTGGTTACTATTGATAGTGAAGCTCCTGGAGGACAAGCAGGAAAAAGTTCTAAAATTGAGAACTATTTAGGTTTTCCTACAGGAATTTCTGGCAGTGAATTAGCCAATAGAGCATATATACAAGCTCAAAAATTTGGCTGTAATATATCTATTCCTCACAGAGCCCAAAGTTTAGAGTACAATAAAAATCATTTTACAGTTTGTGCAACTAATGGTAAACTAATAAAGTCTAAAGCATTACTTATTGCAACTGGTGCTGCTTACAGAAAACTGCCTATAGATAATGTTCAAGATTTTGAAGGTTGTGGAATTTATTATTCTGCAACTGGTATGGATGTTTCAAACTGTGCAAACCAAGATGTTGTAATTGTTGGTGGTGGAAATTCTGCAGGACAAGCAGCCATGTTTTTATCTAAAACAGCAAAAAAAGTGCATGTAATTATTAGAGGTGATGATTTAGGTGCTAAAATGAGCGATTATTTAGTACAAAGAATTAACGCTTCTGAAGTTATTGATGTGCATATAAATACAGAAGTAACGAATTTATTTGGAGATCATCATTTAGAAAAAATAACATTGACTACTAATAAAACCGAGAAATCTGAATTAGAAACCTCAAACTTATTTTCTTTTATAGGTGCTGCACCAAATACAGTTTGGTTGAATGATATTGTTGTTACAGACAAAAAAGGTTTTATCTGTACAGGAGAACTTCTTATTAAAGAAAACTTGACAGATTGCGACATTTACAAAAAACGTGAACCACAATCTTTAGAGGCTAGTATTCCTGGTATATTTGCTGTAGGTGATGTTAGAAAAGGTTCAGTAAAACGAGTTGCTTCTGCAGTTGGAGAAGGTTCTATGGCTGTGAGCCAAATTCATACTTTTTTAAGTGAATTTTAA
- a CDS encoding L-threonylcarbamoyladenylate synthase — protein sequence MSIISKDIQKAISILENEELVAIPTETVYGLAGNIFSEKAIKSIFETKQRPLFNPLIVHVSGIDQLDKIVAEIPAKAKLLAEKFWPGSMTLVLKKNPNIPDLITAGKSTVAVRIPNHKTTLELLSKLPFPLAAPSANPFNNISPTKPEHVARYFKESLEMVLDGGTCKNGIESTIIGFNNNEPVIYRLGALALEEIENVVGPVSVMNEKEKNPDAPGMLQKHYAPKTKTILTTDVKSEIEKYKTSKIGVLSFSTSFKNNAVDAEIRLSTSNNLQEAASNLYDSMHQLDHLNLDIIIVEKLPEFGLGKSMNDRLKRAAF from the coding sequence ATGAGCATTATTTCTAAAGACATACAAAAAGCTATTTCAATTTTAGAGAACGAAGAGTTGGTGGCTATTCCTACTGAAACTGTATATGGTTTGGCTGGTAATATCTTTAGTGAAAAAGCCATAAAATCTATTTTTGAGACCAAACAAAGACCTTTATTTAATCCGTTAATTGTTCATGTTTCTGGTATCGATCAATTAGATAAAATTGTAGCTGAAATTCCTGCAAAAGCAAAATTACTAGCAGAAAAATTTTGGCCTGGTTCAATGACTTTGGTTTTAAAAAAGAACCCAAATATTCCAGATTTAATTACGGCTGGTAAAAGTACTGTTGCTGTTAGAATACCAAACCACAAAACAACTTTAGAGCTATTGTCTAAATTACCTTTTCCTTTAGCTGCTCCAAGTGCAAATCCTTTTAATAACATTAGCCCTACCAAACCAGAACATGTAGCACGTTATTTTAAGGAAAGTCTTGAAATGGTTTTAGATGGTGGTACTTGTAAAAACGGAATTGAATCAACCATAATTGGCTTTAATAATAATGAGCCAGTTATCTATAGATTAGGAGCTTTGGCTTTAGAAGAAATAGAAAATGTTGTAGGACCAGTATCTGTAATGAATGAAAAAGAGAAAAATCCAGATGCCCCAGGAATGCTACAAAAGCATTATGCACCCAAAACCAAAACTATTTTAACTACAGATGTAAAGAGTGAAATAGAGAAATACAAAACTTCAAAAATTGGTGTTTTATCATTCTCTACATCGTTTAAAAATAATGCTGTTGATGCAGAAATTAGGCTTTCCACATCTAATAATCTACAGGAAGCTGCCTCTAATTTATACGATTCTATGCATCAATTAGATCATTTAAATTTAGATATAATTATTGTAGAAAAACTCCCAGAATTTGGCCTAGGAAAATCGATGAACGACAGATTAAAACGTGCTGCATTTTAA
- a CDS encoding RluA family pseudouridine synthase has translation MIPKHFHFFRRDISKIKLPEKFTFPFYYQPHLLAEVATKELQDYLSIQKDFNHNFGLNEDETTDAIGKMFGVLLVKNIEDEIGYLAAFSGKLQDKSLPDKFVPPVFNMRTEGSFYIKGELEIDAINAELTKLNENSEYKEQLKTLKELELSIAKDLEQQRKKINKAKSLRKQKKKDARSSLTSNDFKKLEEQLKQESYNQQFFYKELVSYYDDKLNDLRAKVNRFTNKIEALKLERKEKSNFLQQTLFSKYAFLNKDKESKTLLEIFNDPEVQPPAGSGECAAPKLLQYAFANNLKPICMAEFWWGISPNSAIRKHKNYYPACQSRCKPILGHMLQNIEMDSNSLLTNLSSEKNLEIIFEDDDLIVVNKPAEFLSVPGKTIKDSMYTRIKNQYPNATGPLIVHRLDMSTSGILVLTKTKEANKIVQSQFINRTVKKRYVALLDGMLTKESGKIKLPLRVDLDDRPKQLVDFIHGKNAETKWTKISIENGKTRVYFYPITGRTHQLRVHSAHKNGLDTPIIGDDLYGNKSNRLHLHAEQISFIHPTTKEKMTFKVDADF, from the coding sequence ATGATACCAAAACATTTTCATTTTTTTAGAAGGGATATTTCCAAGATAAAATTACCCGAAAAATTTACCTTTCCTTTTTACTATCAACCTCATCTTTTAGCAGAAGTTGCAACTAAAGAATTGCAAGATTACTTGTCTATTCAAAAAGATTTTAATCATAATTTTGGATTAAATGAAGACGAAACAACAGATGCAATTGGTAAAATGTTCGGTGTTTTATTGGTAAAAAATATAGAAGATGAAATCGGTTATTTGGCAGCATTTTCTGGCAAATTACAAGACAAAAGTTTACCAGATAAATTTGTGCCACCCGTTTTTAATATGAGAACAGAAGGTAGTTTTTATATTAAAGGAGAGCTAGAAATAGATGCTATTAATGCAGAACTAACCAAGCTAAATGAAAATTCGGAATATAAAGAGCAACTAAAAACCTTAAAAGAATTAGAACTATCTATTGCCAAAGATTTAGAGCAGCAACGAAAAAAAATAAACAAAGCTAAATCTTTGAGAAAGCAAAAAAAGAAAGATGCCAGAAGTAGTTTAACTAGCAATGATTTTAAGAAACTAGAAGAACAACTTAAGCAAGAAAGTTATAATCAGCAGTTTTTCTATAAAGAATTGGTCTCTTATTATGATGATAAACTAAATGACCTAAGAGCAAAAGTAAATAGGTTTACCAATAAAATAGAGGCATTAAAATTAGAACGTAAAGAAAAGTCTAACTTTTTACAACAAACCTTATTTAGCAAATATGCATTTCTAAATAAAGATAAAGAGTCAAAAACCTTATTAGAAATTTTTAATGACCCAGAAGTACAACCTCCTGCAGGTTCTGGTGAGTGTGCAGCTCCTAAATTATTGCAATACGCTTTTGCCAACAATCTAAAACCCATTTGTATGGCTGAATTTTGGTGGGGAATTTCGCCAAACTCGGCTATTAGAAAACATAAAAATTATTATCCTGCATGTCAAAGCAGATGCAAACCAATTTTGGGGCATATGTTGCAAAATATAGAAATGGATTCTAATTCTTTATTGACTAATTTATCATCAGAAAAAAACTTAGAAATTATTTTTGAAGACGATGATTTAATTGTGGTTAACAAACCTGCCGAATTTTTATCTGTTCCTGGCAAAACAATTAAAGATTCTATGTATACAAGAATTAAAAATCAATATCCTAATGCCACTGGCCCACTAATAGTACATAGATTAGACATGTCTACCTCTGGCATTTTAGTACTTACTAAAACCAAAGAAGCCAATAAAATTGTTCAAAGTCAGTTTATAAACAGAACTGTTAAAAAAAGATATGTAGCCTTGTTAGATGGAATGCTAACCAAAGAAAGTGGTAAAATTAAATTGCCCTTAAGAGTTGATTTAGATGATAGGCCAAAGCAATTGGTAGATTTTATTCATGGCAAAAATGCAGAAACAAAATGGACCAAAATTAGCATTGAAAACGGTAAAACACGTGTTTACTTTTATCCTATTACAGGTAGAACTCATCAATTAAGAGTGCATTCAGCACATAAAAACGGTTTAGATACACCTATAATTGGTGATGATTTATATGGGAATAAATCGAATAGATTGCATTTACACGCAGAACAAATTTCATTTATACACCCAACTACTAAAGAGAAAATGACTTTTAAAGTTGATGCTGATTTTTAG